A single region of the Demequina sp. genome encodes:
- a CDS encoding LysM peptidoglycan-binding domain-containing protein encodes MAIYAPNTPVAVARRARTRRVVLFVLFITMAAVFGPKAFATDASAEPVQLDTYTVSSGETLWSIAANLTPQGRDVRDTMAAIQEVNAMDSAQLRAGEQILLPQRG; translated from the coding sequence ATGGCGATCTACGCTCCCAATACCCCGGTGGCGGTGGCACGGCGTGCCCGCACCCGCAGGGTCGTGCTGTTCGTCCTGTTCATCACCATGGCCGCGGTCTTCGGGCCCAAGGCCTTCGCCACCGACGCCAGTGCCGAGCCGGTTCAGCTCGACACGTACACGGTGAGCTCCGGAGAGACGCTGTGGTCCATAGCGGCGAACCTGACGCCTCAGGGCAGGGACGTTCGGGACACCATGGCGGCGATCCAGGAGGTCAACGCGATGGACAGCGCCCAGTTGCGGGCCGGGGAGCAGATCCTGCTTCCGCAGAGGGGCTGA
- the lexA gene encoding transcriptional repressor LexA, which yields MSGTVHEFPDVDNGEGLTERQRLILETIRASVTDRGYPPSMREIGEAVGLTSTSSVTHQLSALESKGYLRRDPHRPRAIEVVLPDAAPASPPAEPNVVTLPATASGRSDSSVDVPLVGRIAAGGPILAEQSVEDVVTLPRQLTGQGELFMLTVSGDSMIDAAICDGDFVVVRRQNTAENGDIVAALLDDEATVKTFRNKDGQVWLMPHNPNYTPIDGTHARIMGKVVSVLRKV from the coding sequence ATGAGCGGCACCGTGCATGAGTTCCCGGACGTCGACAACGGCGAGGGCCTCACCGAGCGCCAGCGCCTCATCCTCGAGACCATCCGCGCCTCGGTGACCGACCGCGGCTACCCGCCGTCGATGCGAGAGATCGGCGAGGCTGTTGGCCTCACCTCAACCTCGTCCGTCACGCACCAGCTCTCGGCGCTCGAGTCCAAGGGCTACCTGCGCAGGGACCCTCACCGCCCCCGCGCCATCGAGGTCGTCCTGCCCGACGCTGCGCCCGCCTCTCCCCCCGCCGAACCCAACGTCGTCACCTTGCCGGCAACAGCGTCGGGCCGAAGCGATAGCTCCGTGGACGTGCCGCTCGTTGGCCGCATCGCTGCGGGTGGCCCCATCCTCGCCGAGCAGTCGGTTGAAGACGTCGTCACGCTGCCGCGTCAGCTCACGGGCCAGGGCGAGCTGTTCATGCTCACGGTGTCCGGCGACTCGATGATCGACGCCGCCATCTGCGACGGCGACTTTGTGGTGGTGCGCCGCCAGAACACGGCCGAGAACGGCGACATCGTTGCCGCGCTGCTCGATGACGAGGCCACCGTCAAGACCTTCCGCAACAAGGACGGCCAGGTGTGGCTCATGCCGCACAACCCCAACTACACGCCCATCGACGGCACGCACGCGCGCATCATGGGCAAGGTCGTGTCGGTGCTGCGGAAGGTGTAG
- a CDS encoding ATP-dependent DNA helicase translates to MDGGYPPEDDTLPINLGPTSELGRQVARLHEWAAETDSGDRDDLVPGVPGRAWAQVSVSGRECLESRCPALERCFAQRARDQAAGARIVVTNHAVLGVQATSHDMIGEHQVLIVDEAHELVQRITSSATHELTVLSVDRASRNARRVGIATEQLDRAARSLDSALGEARIGRVRGELPDAVADALELVRQSARQVLTGLGKTDAGAELQGHAKVATASVTEVFDVCEELLETSGSHVIWFAPRDGDYGSNVAERIVAAPLNVAATIHDKLLADRASIMTSATLALGGNFEAISRHLGVDDAVTLDAGSPFAYERQGMLYVASHLPRPGQGGIGDEALDELAALIEAAGGRTLGLFSSHKAAVTAAEAIRERLDVPVLYQLDDQLPTLMKEFAADPRACLFGSTALWQGIDVPGATSSLVVIDRIPFPRPDDPITQARTELVEEKGGNGFMAISATHAALLLAQGAGRLIRSASDRGVVAVLDPRLATQRYGGFLARSMPPLWPTTDREVVLAALRRLDAEAQ, encoded by the coding sequence ATGGACGGCGGCTATCCGCCGGAGGATGACACCCTGCCCATCAACCTGGGTCCGACGAGCGAGCTCGGCAGGCAGGTGGCGAGGCTGCACGAGTGGGCCGCGGAGACCGACTCTGGGGACCGCGACGACCTCGTTCCCGGCGTGCCCGGCCGCGCGTGGGCGCAGGTCTCGGTGAGCGGGCGCGAGTGCCTCGAGAGCCGCTGCCCCGCACTGGAGCGCTGCTTCGCCCAACGGGCTCGGGACCAGGCGGCAGGGGCGCGCATCGTCGTGACGAACCACGCGGTGCTTGGGGTGCAGGCCACGAGCCACGACATGATCGGCGAGCACCAGGTGCTCATCGTGGACGAGGCGCACGAGCTGGTGCAGCGCATCACGTCGTCGGCGACGCATGAACTCACGGTGCTCTCCGTGGACAGGGCGTCGCGCAACGCCCGGCGTGTGGGAATCGCGACCGAACAGCTGGACAGGGCGGCACGCTCGCTTGATTCGGCGCTGGGCGAGGCGCGCATTGGCCGCGTGCGGGGAGAGCTGCCCGACGCTGTGGCCGACGCCCTTGAGCTGGTGCGCCAGAGCGCTCGCCAGGTATTGACAGGTCTTGGCAAGACGGACGCCGGCGCGGAGCTGCAGGGCCACGCGAAGGTGGCAACAGCGTCGGTCACCGAGGTGTTCGACGTGTGCGAGGAACTGCTGGAGACGTCCGGAAGTCACGTGATCTGGTTTGCGCCGCGGGACGGCGACTACGGCTCGAACGTCGCCGAGCGGATAGTCGCGGCGCCGCTCAATGTGGCGGCGACCATTCACGACAAGCTGCTCGCGGACCGGGCGAGCATCATGACCTCCGCGACGCTTGCTCTGGGGGGCAATTTCGAGGCCATTTCCAGGCATCTTGGCGTCGACGACGCCGTGACGCTGGACGCGGGCAGCCCCTTCGCCTACGAACGCCAGGGCATGCTCTATGTAGCGTCACACCTGCCGCGGCCCGGTCAGGGAGGAATTGGCGACGAGGCGCTCGACGAGCTGGCCGCGCTCATCGAGGCGGCAGGCGGGCGCACGCTGGGCCTCTTCTCCTCGCACAAGGCCGCGGTGACGGCTGCCGAGGCGATCCGCGAGCGGCTTGACGTCCCCGTGCTCTACCAGCTCGACGACCAGCTGCCCACGCTCATGAAGGAGTTCGCGGCGGACCCGCGCGCGTGCCTGTTCGGCTCCACCGCGCTGTGGCAGGGAATCGATGTGCCAGGGGCGACGAGCTCCCTGGTGGTCATCGACCGCATCCCGTTCCCCAGGCCCGACGACCCCATCACGCAGGCGCGCACCGAGCTCGTCGAGGAGAAGGGCGGCAACGGCTTCATGGCGATCAGCGCGACGCACGCGGCTCTGCTGCTCGCACAGGGCGCCGGCCGCCTCATCCGATCCGCGAGTGACAGGGGAGTGGTTGCCGTGCTCGACCCGCGCCTCGCGACGCAGAGATATGGCGGATTCCTAGCGCGTTCGATGCCGCCGCTGTGGCCCACCACGGACCGCGAGGTGGTGCTCGCGGCGCTGCGTCGTCTGGACGCCGAAGCCCAATAG
- the hflX gene encoding GTPase HflX → MSEPILEDEIPPSRADAVLERVLSRAGTAVAEGGTAVTAYDGDQLEREERAALRRVGGLSTELEDVSEVEYRQLRLEKVVLVGQYSHGNAEDAEIALRELAALAETAGSEVLDGVLQRRPHPDPATYIGKGKAQEVKEIVAAVGADTVIVNDDLAPSQRRALEDVVKVKVIDRTALILDIFAQHAKSKEGKAQVELAQLEYLLPRLRGWGESMSRQAGGQVGGAAAGMGSRGPGETKIELDRRRIRNRMAQLRREIKGMAPARAVRREKRLGMPNVAIVGYTNAGKSSLLNRITGAGVLVENALFATLDPTVRRSQTPDGREFTVSDTVGFVRDLPHQLVAAFASTLEEVAHADLVLHVVDASHPDPEGQIRAVREVLADVPGASQVPEVLVLNKADIAEHDVLMRLRARPEPTIEVSALTGEGLPELLTLIAEKLPRPEVRVDVTLPYTRGDLVAEAHSKGEVVSEHHVADGYELVALVNESLAARINEAAAKLSASRD, encoded by the coding sequence ATGTCAGAGCCAATCCTCGAAGATGAGATCCCGCCAAGCAGGGCCGACGCCGTGCTTGAGCGGGTGCTGTCGCGCGCCGGAACGGCCGTCGCCGAGGGCGGCACCGCGGTCACCGCGTACGACGGCGATCAACTCGAGCGCGAAGAGCGCGCGGCGCTGCGCCGCGTCGGCGGGCTGTCCACGGAGCTCGAGGACGTCTCCGAGGTCGAGTACCGGCAGCTGCGCCTCGAGAAGGTAGTTCTCGTTGGCCAGTACTCCCACGGCAATGCGGAGGACGCGGAGATCGCGCTGCGCGAGCTCGCGGCGCTCGCCGAGACCGCGGGATCCGAGGTGCTCGACGGCGTCCTGCAGCGTCGGCCCCATCCAGACCCGGCCACCTACATCGGCAAGGGCAAGGCGCAGGAGGTGAAGGAGATCGTGGCCGCAGTGGGTGCGGACACGGTCATCGTCAACGACGACCTTGCGCCCAGCCAGCGCCGCGCGCTCGAGGACGTCGTCAAGGTCAAGGTCATCGACCGCACCGCGCTCATCCTCGACATCTTCGCCCAGCACGCCAAGTCCAAGGAGGGCAAGGCGCAGGTGGAGCTCGCTCAGCTCGAGTACCTGCTGCCGCGCCTTCGCGGATGGGGCGAGTCGATGTCCCGGCAGGCGGGAGGCCAGGTGGGCGGAGCAGCCGCGGGCATGGGCTCTCGCGGGCCCGGCGAGACCAAGATCGAGCTGGATCGCCGCCGTATTCGCAACCGCATGGCGCAGTTGCGCCGCGAGATCAAGGGTATGGCGCCCGCGCGGGCCGTGCGCCGCGAGAAGCGCTTGGGGATGCCCAACGTCGCCATCGTCGGCTACACCAACGCCGGCAAGTCCTCGCTGCTGAACCGAATCACGGGCGCGGGGGTGCTCGTTGAGAACGCGCTGTTCGCCACGCTGGATCCCACGGTTCGCCGCTCGCAGACCCCTGACGGGCGCGAGTTCACCGTCTCGGACACCGTGGGCTTCGTGCGCGACCTCCCGCACCAACTTGTGGCCGCCTTCGCCTCCACGCTCGAGGAGGTCGCTCATGCCGACCTCGTCCTGCATGTCGTCGACGCGAGCCACCCGGATCCCGAGGGCCAGATTCGCGCCGTGCGCGAGGTGTTGGCCGATGTACCAGGTGCGTCACAGGTCCCCGAGGTGCTCGTGCTCAACAAGGCAGACATCGCCGAGCATGACGTCCTGATGCGGCTGCGCGCCCGTCCGGAGCCCACCATCGAGGTGTCCGCGCTCACGGGCGAGGGGCTCCCGGAACTGCTCACGCTGATCGCCGAGAAGCTCCCGCGCCCCGAGGTGCGCGTGGACGTGACCCTGCCGTATACGCGCGGGGACCTCGTTGCGGAGGCTCACTCGAAGGGCGAGGTCGTCTCCGAGCACCACGTGGCTGACGGCTACGAACTCGTCGCGCTCGTCAACGAGTCCCTCGCCGCGCGGATCAACGAAGCGGCGGCCAAACTCTCCGCGTCCCGTGACTGA
- a CDS encoding low temperature requirement protein A — translation MLRDFLARFWQRPRLHGETIASREVSFLELFYDLVFVVVIARAAHHLAEDVAWEQIWQFALIMTLVWLAWINGSLYYELHSKDDGRTRTLIFVEMGILALLAVYAAEAAGETSKGFALTYAAFLLFTSWHWVWVAKHDRPEYRPNALATVTALLVGAALMIGSVFVGEATRLALWAAYAAVLLAGASVSFLRPSAAPRRSIVSSASLTERFGLFTIIVLGEVVAGMVNGMAETDLGARTIGTGAAAIAVGFAIWWLYFDLVGRQLPVDRAGRIGAFMYLHLPISVAIAAVGAAIVSLVGHATDPHTPRATAWLLAGAFSLFLVAMAALLGTLERYRADPAARQLIVWLLIGAAVAAALIGWSAPAPWVLALALVVLSSAPWLAAAMRWSFRPDAHEAEQDGR, via the coding sequence ATGCTCCGCGACTTCCTCGCACGGTTCTGGCAGCGCCCACGCCTGCATGGCGAGACCATTGCGTCGCGAGAGGTGAGCTTCCTGGAGCTGTTCTACGACCTCGTGTTCGTGGTGGTCATCGCGCGGGCCGCGCATCACCTCGCCGAGGATGTCGCGTGGGAACAGATCTGGCAATTCGCGCTGATCATGACGCTCGTGTGGCTCGCGTGGATCAACGGGTCGCTCTACTACGAGCTGCACAGCAAGGACGACGGCCGCACCCGCACCCTCATCTTCGTCGAGATGGGCATCCTCGCTCTGCTTGCGGTCTACGCCGCGGAGGCCGCCGGCGAGACGTCCAAGGGCTTCGCCCTGACCTACGCGGCGTTCCTGCTCTTCACCTCGTGGCACTGGGTGTGGGTCGCCAAGCACGATCGCCCCGAATACCGGCCGAACGCCCTCGCGACGGTCACGGCGCTGCTGGTGGGCGCGGCCCTGATGATCGGGTCGGTATTCGTGGGCGAAGCGACGAGGCTCGCGTTATGGGCGGCGTACGCGGCGGTGCTGCTGGCGGGCGCTTCCGTGTCGTTCCTGCGCCCTAGCGCGGCGCCGCGCAGGTCGATCGTCTCATCGGCGTCGCTCACCGAGCGGTTCGGGCTCTTCACGATCATCGTGCTCGGCGAGGTGGTCGCGGGAATGGTCAACGGCATGGCCGAGACGGACCTCGGCGCGCGCACGATCGGCACTGGGGCGGCAGCGATCGCCGTTGGCTTCGCGATCTGGTGGCTGTACTTCGACCTGGTGGGCAGGCAGTTGCCCGTAGACCGGGCAGGGCGGATCGGCGCGTTCATGTACCTGCACCTCCCGATCTCTGTTGCGATCGCGGCCGTGGGCGCGGCGATCGTGTCTCTCGTTGGCCATGCGACCGACCCTCACACGCCGCGTGCCACCGCCTGGCTGCTCGCGGGCGCCTTCTCACTGTTTCTGGTGGCCATGGCGGCCCTGCTCGGCACGCTCGAGCGGTACCGCGCGGATCCCGCGGCGCGCCAACTGATCGTGTGGCTGCTGATCGGGGCCGCCGTCGCCGCCGCGCTCATCGGGTGGTCGGCGCCGGCTCCGTGGGTGCTCGCACTGGCGCTCGTGGTCCTGAGTTCTGCTCCCTGGCTCGCGGCGGCGATGCGCTGGTCCTTTCGGCCCGACGCTCACGAGGCCGAGCAGGATGGCCGGTAG
- a CDS encoding methyltransferase: MSEDHYFSAKPASADERRRISVVLAGKSLSLEVAPGIFSPDHVDLGTQVLLRTVPEPRGTVLDIGCGWGPIAIAAALSSPDVTVTAVDVNERALDLARRNAATAGVGDRVHVGLPSVVPDNAMFDTIWSNPPIRIGKAALHDLLATWLPRLNTGGEAWLVVQRNLGADSLAVWLAEQGWGEVEKVASAKGFRVLRLRAA, encoded by the coding sequence GTGAGCGAGGACCACTACTTCAGCGCTAAGCCCGCGTCCGCGGACGAGCGGCGACGCATCTCCGTGGTTCTCGCAGGGAAGTCCCTCTCGCTTGAGGTCGCGCCCGGCATCTTCTCCCCCGATCACGTGGACCTTGGCACCCAGGTGCTGCTGCGCACGGTGCCGGAGCCCCGCGGCACGGTGCTGGACATCGGCTGCGGATGGGGGCCCATCGCGATCGCCGCTGCGCTCTCCTCGCCGGATGTCACGGTCACGGCCGTCGACGTGAACGAGCGCGCCCTGGACCTGGCGCGCCGGAATGCGGCCACGGCGGGCGTTGGCGACCGCGTTCACGTAGGCCTGCCCAGCGTCGTCCCTGATAATGCGATGTTTGACACCATCTGGTCCAACCCGCCGATCCGCATCGGCAAGGCCGCGCTGCACGACCTCTTGGCTACCTGGCTGCCGCGGCTCAACACCGGAGGAGAGGCGTGGCTCGTGGTGCAGCGCAACCTGGGCGCGGACTCCCTCGCCGTTTGGCTCGCGGAGCAAGGGTGGGGCGAGGTGGAGAAGGTCGCGAGCGCGAAAGGCTTCAGGGTGCTGCGACTGCGCGCAGCATGA
- the dapF gene encoding diaminopimelate epimerase encodes MTSIAFTKGHGTKNDFVLLFDEGGEVGLGPDLVRYLCDRRGGIGGDGVIRAVRAGNVADARGFDPNTWFMDYWNSDGSLSEMCGNGARVFAALLERDAGLDLRGGLTFGTRGGARTVTALGDGMYAVGMGEFRLGKAPEGFDSEVSAHGLDAIRPALSVDVGNPHHVVALAHLGELEALDLSVPPAVHPVPPRGSNVEFVVTLGGEIRDGVERGRIRMRVHERGSGETMSCGTGACAAALAVRFWAGPDAPDVWDVEVPGGLVTARVRGTHVSLEGPAVLVAEGTVTLPA; translated from the coding sequence ATGACCTCGATCGCCTTCACCAAGGGGCACGGCACAAAGAACGACTTTGTCTTGCTGTTCGACGAGGGCGGCGAGGTTGGACTGGGCCCGGACCTGGTGCGCTACCTGTGCGACCGCCGCGGTGGCATCGGCGGCGACGGCGTCATTCGCGCGGTGCGGGCGGGCAACGTCGCGGACGCGCGCGGCTTCGACCCAAACACGTGGTTCATGGACTACTGGAACTCGGATGGGTCCTTGTCTGAGATGTGTGGCAACGGCGCACGCGTCTTCGCCGCACTGCTCGAGCGCGACGCCGGGCTTGACCTGCGCGGCGGGCTGACGTTCGGCACGCGCGGGGGAGCGCGAACCGTCACCGCGCTCGGAGACGGGATGTACGCCGTTGGGATGGGAGAGTTCCGGCTCGGCAAGGCCCCGGAGGGCTTCGATTCCGAGGTCTCCGCGCACGGTCTCGACGCAATCCGGCCCGCACTGAGCGTAGATGTGGGCAACCCGCACCACGTGGTCGCGCTCGCGCACCTCGGCGAGCTCGAGGCGCTGGATCTGTCCGTGCCGCCGGCCGTGCATCCGGTGCCGCCGCGCGGGTCCAACGTGGAGTTTGTAGTGACGCTCGGCGGCGAGATTCGTGACGGCGTGGAGCGTGGGCGCATCCGCATGCGCGTCCACGAGCGCGGCTCTGGCGAGACGATGTCGTGCGGCACGGGCGCCTGCGCCGCGGCCCTGGCCGTGCGGTTCTGGGCCGGGCCCGACGCTCCCGACGTGTGGGATGTGGAGGTGCCCGGTGGGCTCGTCACCGCGCGCGTGCGCGGCACTCACGTGTCGCTTGAGGGCCCCGCGGTGCTTGTTGCCGAGGGAACCGTCACCCTTCCCGCATAG
- the miaA gene encoding tRNA (adenosine(37)-N6)-dimethylallyltransferase MiaA, whose product MTDAPVVIAIVGATASGKSAVALEVAERLDGEIVNADSMQFYRGMNIGTAKLPLRDRRGIPHHQLDTLDVRQDASVAHYQESARRDIDAIHERGRRAIVVGGSGLYIRALLDVFEFPGTDPRVRERLERRAADEGPGILHRELAALCPEAAAKIPAQNVKRIVRALEVIELTGSHESSLPRHTYAIPAVQVGLAIPYEELDPRIAARVEHMWERGLVDEVRDLDARGLREGVTARRAVGYAETLRHLDGELTAAETRELIKQHTRRLARKQAQWFRPDPRVTWVDAPATASGISQAADAVVTAAANAHVI is encoded by the coding sequence GTGACCGACGCTCCGGTGGTCATCGCGATCGTCGGCGCCACGGCGTCGGGAAAGTCCGCGGTGGCGCTCGAAGTGGCGGAGCGCCTCGATGGCGAGATCGTCAACGCGGACTCGATGCAGTTCTACCGCGGCATGAACATCGGCACCGCGAAGCTTCCGCTGCGCGATCGGCGTGGCATCCCGCACCATCAGCTCGACACCCTCGATGTCCGTCAGGACGCGTCGGTGGCGCACTATCAGGAGTCTGCCAGGCGAGACATCGACGCGATCCACGAGCGCGGGCGCCGCGCGATCGTCGTCGGCGGCTCCGGGCTGTACATCCGCGCGCTGCTCGACGTCTTCGAGTTCCCTGGCACCGACCCACGGGTGCGCGAACGCCTGGAGCGCCGCGCGGCCGACGAGGGGCCGGGGATCCTGCACCGCGAGCTCGCCGCGCTGTGTCCCGAGGCGGCCGCCAAGATCCCGGCGCAGAACGTGAAGCGCATCGTGAGGGCGCTCGAGGTGATCGAGCTGACCGGCAGTCATGAGAGCTCGCTTCCGCGGCACACCTATGCGATTCCCGCCGTACAGGTGGGGCTGGCCATCCCGTACGAGGAACTCGACCCGCGAATCGCGGCTCGCGTGGAGCACATGTGGGAGCGAGGGCTCGTGGACGAGGTGCGCGACCTGGACGCGCGCGGCCTCCGCGAGGGAGTCACGGCCCGGCGCGCGGTCGGCTACGCGGAGACCCTGCGTCACCTCGACGGGGAACTGACGGCAGCGGAGACCCGCGAACTCATCAAGCAGCACACGCGCCGCCTCGCGCGAAAGCAGGCCCAATGGTTCCGGCCCGACCCAAGGGTGACGTGGGTGGACGCCCCGGCCACAGCGTCGGGCATATCCCAGGCGGCCGACGCTGTGGTTACGGCCGCCGCAAACGCCCACGTAATCTAG
- the miaB gene encoding tRNA (N6-isopentenyl adenosine(37)-C2)-methylthiotransferase MiaB: protein MTATPTYVVKTLGCQMNVHDSERMAGLLEGAGYSAAPAGTEIADVVVINTCAVRENAANKLYGNLGQLAHAKEQRPGMQIAVGGCLAQKDRGEIVERAPWVDVVFGTHNIDVLPVLLERARHNAEAQVEIEESLKTFPSTLPSRRDAIASGWVSISVGCNNTCTFCIVPSLRGKERDRRPGEILAEASALVAQGAVEITLLGQNVNSYGVGFGDRGAFAKLLRACGEIEGLERVRFTSPHPAAFTDDVIAAMAETPNVMPSLHMPLQSGSDAVLRAMRRSYRSEKFLGILDRVRAAMPDAAITTDIIVGFPGETEEDFQETLRVVEASRFSSAFTFQYSPRPGTPAFDLPVIPKNQVQERFVRLLELQERIGLAENQRVVGRTVELLVLDSSGKEVGGRKDAERARLSGRAPDNRLVHFSVPTHYGPDGSPAPRPGDLVTVDVTYAAPHHLVADGALAGGTYQVRRTRAGDVWDQVQAGEHSHGDGGCGDSCGTGAASVGGPVGLGIPALRPVQS from the coding sequence ATGACCGCAACCCCCACCTACGTCGTCAAGACGCTCGGCTGTCAGATGAACGTCCACGACTCCGAGCGCATGGCCGGCCTGCTCGAGGGCGCTGGCTACTCGGCCGCGCCCGCCGGTACCGAGATCGCCGACGTCGTGGTCATCAACACGTGCGCCGTCCGGGAGAACGCCGCCAACAAGCTGTACGGCAATCTGGGTCAGCTGGCCCACGCCAAGGAGCAGCGGCCCGGGATGCAGATTGCCGTGGGTGGCTGCCTTGCGCAGAAGGACCGCGGCGAGATCGTCGAGCGCGCGCCGTGGGTGGACGTCGTCTTCGGCACCCACAACATCGACGTGCTGCCGGTGCTCCTCGAGCGAGCGCGCCACAATGCTGAAGCTCAGGTGGAGATCGAGGAGTCTCTCAAGACGTTCCCGTCCACGCTGCCCAGCCGCCGGGACGCGATCGCTTCGGGTTGGGTGTCCATCTCCGTCGGCTGCAACAACACGTGCACGTTCTGCATCGTCCCCTCGCTCAGGGGCAAGGAGCGCGACCGGAGGCCGGGAGAGATCCTGGCTGAAGCGTCGGCCCTCGTTGCCCAGGGCGCCGTGGAGATCACGCTGCTCGGCCAGAACGTGAACTCATACGGCGTGGGCTTCGGCGACCGCGGCGCGTTCGCGAAGCTGCTGCGAGCGTGTGGCGAGATCGAGGGCCTCGAACGCGTGCGCTTCACGAGCCCGCACCCCGCGGCGTTCACCGACGACGTGATCGCCGCGATGGCTGAGACGCCCAACGTCATGCCGAGCCTGCACATGCCCCTCCAGAGCGGCTCCGACGCGGTGCTGCGCGCGATGCGCCGCTCGTACCGCTCGGAGAAGTTCCTCGGGATTCTTGATCGGGTGCGCGCCGCGATGCCCGACGCTGCCATCACCACGGACATCATCGTGGGCTTCCCTGGGGAGACCGAGGAGGACTTCCAGGAGACGCTGCGCGTGGTCGAGGCTTCGCGATTCAGCAGCGCCTTCACGTTCCAGTACAGCCCGCGGCCGGGCACTCCGGCGTTTGACCTGCCCGTGATTCCGAAGAACCAAGTGCAGGAGCGATTCGTTCGCTTGCTCGAACTGCAAGAGCGGATTGGGCTCGCGGAGAACCAGCGGGTCGTCGGCCGCACGGTGGAGCTGCTGGTGCTGGACTCCTCGGGCAAGGAGGTGGGCGGCCGCAAGGACGCCGAGCGCGCGCGACTCAGCGGCCGGGCGCCGGACAACCGATTGGTGCACTTCTCGGTGCCCACTCACTACGGGCCGGACGGTAGCCCGGCACCGCGCCCCGGCGACCTCGTCACCGTGGACGTCACCTACGCCGCCCCGCATCACCTCGTCGCGGACGGCGCCCTCGCGGGCGGCACCTACCAGGTGCGACGCACCCGCGCCGGTGATGTGTGGGACCAGGTGCAGGCCGGCGAGCACAGTCATGGGGATGGCGGCTGCGGCGACTCGTGCGGCACCGGCGCGGCGAGCGTCGGGGGACCCGTGGGGCTCGGGATTCCCGCGCTGCGGCCCGTGCAGTCGTGA
- the rny gene encoding ribonuclease Y → MPNAAVILLLLGASLVALLLVFFARREAQAIRDAAREEVEAQREDARAMMVEAQRREERVSQREKDISADQRAHQQYARQLDERVAVVSRDERRLADERASLEKELTRRISEVAGLSAEEARAELVTRLRADAESDAVIERRRLERAMHKELDAKARELIVEAMQRQVGSTTAQAAVTWIDLPSEEMKGRIIGREGRNIRAFEALTGVNVIVEEGVDAVQLSSFDVERREIAEVTLRALVEDGRIQPHRVELEYAKAVGGAHQRHIDAGLDAITAVGIRGVDQEIIEILGRLRLRSSYGQNVLAHLVESAMVAAALAELVGADVDVARRAAFFHDLGKAFTGEREGTHAAIGAELARAHGEEEPVVHAIAAHHDEVPPETVEAVIVQLADAVSASRPGARREDLDGYLERMESLEKFVAEHTGVTRALAMSAGREVRVVVEPTEVDDAGAQDLARTIAEHISKEFNVPGEIKVTVIRELRAEAVAH, encoded by the coding sequence ATGCCCAACGCCGCAGTGATCCTGCTGCTCCTTGGCGCGTCTCTTGTGGCCCTGCTGCTCGTCTTCTTCGCAAGACGAGAGGCGCAGGCCATTCGCGACGCCGCTCGAGAAGAGGTCGAGGCGCAGCGCGAGGACGCGCGAGCGATGATGGTCGAGGCGCAGCGCCGCGAGGAGCGGGTGTCGCAGCGCGAGAAGGACATCTCCGCGGATCAAAGGGCGCACCAGCAGTACGCGCGCCAGTTGGACGAGCGTGTCGCCGTGGTGAGCCGTGACGAGCGCCGCCTCGCCGATGAGCGAGCGAGCCTCGAGAAGGAGCTCACGCGGCGCATCTCCGAGGTGGCCGGGCTCTCCGCAGAAGAGGCGCGAGCGGAACTCGTGACGCGGTTGCGTGCCGACGCCGAATCCGACGCCGTCATCGAGCGCCGCAGGCTTGAGCGCGCGATGCACAAGGAGCTCGACGCGAAGGCGCGCGAGCTGATCGTCGAGGCGATGCAGCGGCAAGTGGGGTCGACCACGGCGCAGGCCGCGGTCACGTGGATCGATCTGCCCTCCGAGGAGATGAAGGGCCGCATCATCGGGCGCGAGGGCCGGAACATCAGGGCCTTCGAGGCGCTGACGGGTGTGAACGTGATCGTCGAGGAGGGTGTTGACGCCGTCCAGCTCTCGTCGTTCGACGTGGAGCGCAGGGAGATCGCGGAGGTGACGCTGCGCGCGCTGGTGGAGGACGGGCGCATTCAGCCGCACCGCGTGGAGCTTGAATACGCGAAGGCGGTCGGCGGCGCTCATCAGCGTCACATCGATGCGGGGCTCGACGCGATCACCGCGGTGGGCATCCGCGGTGTTGATCAGGAGATCATCGAGATCCTTGGGCGCCTGCGGCTGCGGAGTTCCTACGGCCAGAACGTGCTGGCCCACCTCGTGGAGTCCGCGATGGTGGCCGCCGCCCTTGCGGAGCTCGTTGGCGCGGACGTCGACGTGGCGCGCAGAGCCGCGTTCTTCCACGATCTCGGCAAGGCCTTCACGGGAGAGCGAGAAGGCACTCACGCCGCCATCGGGGCCGAGCTCGCGCGAGCTCACGGCGAAGAGGAGCCGGTGGTGCACGCGATCGCGGCCCATCACGATGAGGTGCCGCCGGAGACCGTCGAGGCGGTCATCGTTCAGCTGGCCGACGCCGTGTCTGCCTCGCGCCCTGGAGCGCGGCGCGAGGACCTCGACGGGTACCTCGAGCGCATGGAGTCCCTGGAGAAGTTCGTCGCCGAGCACACGGGCGTAACGCGCGCGCTCGCGATGTCCGCGGGGCGCGAGGTGCGCGTCGTCGTCGAGCCCACGGAGGTGGACGATGCGGGGGCTCAGGACCTGGCACGTACAATTGCCGAGCACATCAGCAAGGAATTCAACGTCCCCGGAGAGATCAAGGTGACCGTCATCCGCGAACTTCGCGCGGAGGCCGTCGCCCACTAG